From a single Granulicella aggregans genomic region:
- a CDS encoding glycoside hydrolase family 127 protein: MSFRSFTRRDVLKSGAAASAGLAFGGRAMADLLPGAGASTRLKQLEYGQVTLLPGPMRSQFEQTQARFLGLDNDMLLKPFRQGAGLDAPGDDMGGWYSNSRFWATNGGAEGFVAGHSFGQYVSALSRGYAATGDRATKVKVEQLVAGLQPTLVSRFYDGYHLPGYTFDKTFCGLSDACSLAGVESAKPAMKVALDAALPHLPEKALSRMEQHARPHQIDGDTWDETYTLPENLFLAYQRTGDVRYRDTAVRFLEDDLLFNPLSEDINVLPGEHAYSHVNALSSAMQAYLTTGSEKHLRAATNGFRIVQEQSYATGGWGPGEQLLRPHTDDLARSIFSEKNSFETPCGAYGHFKITRYLLRVTGDSRYGDSMERVLYNTVLGAKPIQEDGSSFYYSDYSMNGRKLYYGNKWPCCSGTLPQIAADYGISSYFVSEAGLHVNLFVPSQVTWKQGGTPVTLVQETEYPFRPTTKMTLKLAAEREFALNVRIPEWAGLGTRVMVNGNVVEGVVRPGTFHAVKRGWRNGDVVEMEFGMPVRLETLSMNVNQPSTTEPGKMLATQQTAEFAAMMSGPVVYMATGHWPTEMTRSSLVAAKKVEGGDAYSVETERSPITFRPFMGIGDEMYRTYQPLKA, translated from the coding sequence ATGTCGTTTCGCTCGTTTACGCGCAGGGATGTGTTGAAGAGTGGGGCCGCGGCTTCGGCAGGGCTGGCGTTTGGTGGGCGGGCGATGGCGGACCTTCTCCCTGGTGCGGGAGCGAGTACGAGGCTGAAGCAGCTTGAGTATGGGCAGGTGACGCTGCTGCCGGGGCCGATGCGGTCGCAGTTTGAGCAGACGCAGGCGCGGTTTCTGGGGCTCGACAACGACATGCTTCTCAAGCCGTTCCGGCAAGGTGCGGGGCTGGATGCGCCGGGCGATGATATGGGCGGCTGGTACTCGAACTCGCGGTTCTGGGCGACCAATGGCGGGGCCGAGGGATTTGTTGCGGGGCACAGCTTTGGTCAGTATGTCTCGGCGCTGTCGCGGGGATATGCGGCTACGGGTGATCGGGCGACCAAGGTGAAGGTGGAGCAGCTTGTAGCGGGGTTGCAACCTACCCTGGTGAGCCGATTTTATGACGGCTATCATCTGCCGGGGTACACGTTCGACAAGACGTTCTGCGGGCTGAGCGATGCGTGTTCTCTCGCGGGAGTGGAGAGTGCGAAGCCCGCGATGAAGGTAGCGCTCGATGCGGCGCTGCCGCACCTGCCGGAGAAGGCGCTTTCGCGGATGGAGCAGCACGCGCGGCCACACCAGATCGACGGCGACACGTGGGACGAGACGTACACGCTGCCGGAGAATCTATTTCTCGCTTATCAGAGAACGGGCGACGTGAGGTATCGCGATACGGCGGTGCGGTTTCTTGAGGACGACCTGCTGTTCAATCCGCTATCCGAAGACATCAACGTGCTGCCGGGCGAGCATGCGTACAGCCATGTGAATGCGCTCAGTTCGGCGATGCAGGCTTACCTGACGACAGGCAGCGAGAAGCATCTTCGGGCGGCGACGAATGGGTTCCGCATCGTGCAGGAGCAGAGCTATGCGACCGGAGGATGGGGGCCAGGAGAGCAACTGCTGCGGCCGCATACGGATGATCTGGCGCGCAGCATCTTCTCCGAGAAGAACAGCTTTGAGACGCCGTGTGGAGCTTATGGGCACTTCAAGATCACGCGGTATCTGCTGCGTGTCACGGGCGATAGCCGGTATGGCGACAGCATGGAGCGGGTGCTCTACAACACGGTGCTGGGGGCGAAGCCGATTCAGGAGGATGGGTCGAGTTTCTATTACTCGGACTACAGCATGAATGGGCGCAAGCTGTACTACGGAAACAAGTGGCCGTGCTGCTCGGGCACTCTTCCGCAGATTGCGGCGGACTACGGCATCAGCTCGTACTTTGTGAGCGAAGCGGGCCTACATGTGAATCTATTTGTGCCTTCGCAGGTTACATGGAAGCAGGGCGGAACTCCGGTGACACTGGTGCAGGAGACGGAGTACCCGTTCCGGCCTACGACGAAGATGACGTTGAAGCTGGCGGCGGAGCGGGAGTTCGCGCTGAATGTAAGGATTCCGGAGTGGGCAGGGCTGGGGACTCGGGTGATGGTGAACGGCAACGTGGTCGAGGGCGTCGTGAGGCCAGGGACGTTCCATGCAGTGAAGCGTGGGTGGCGGAACGGCGACGTGGTGGAGATGGAGTTCGGAATGCCGGTGCGGCTGGAGACGCTGAGCATGAATGTCAATCAGCCTTCCACGACCGAGCCGGGCAAGATGCTGGCAACGCAGCAGACAGCGGAGTTTGCGGCGATGATGAGTGGGCCGGTGGTGTACATGGCGACCGGGCACTGGCCGACGGAGATGACGCGCTCCAGCTTAGTGGCGGCGAAGAAGGTGGAGGGTGGCGATGCATACTCGGTGGAGACGGAGAGGTCACCGATTACGTTTCGGCCGTTTATGGGGATTGGGGATGAGATGTACCGAACGTATCAGCCATTGAAGGCTTAG